From Caretta caretta isolate rCarCar2 chromosome 3, rCarCar1.hap1, whole genome shotgun sequence, a single genomic window includes:
- the LOC142071362 gene encoding uncharacterized protein LOC142071362 yields the protein MQSSSAQVTMMESQNRKRAPAWTEREVRDLIAVWGEESVLSELRSSFRNAKTFVKISQGMKDRGHNRDPKQCRVKLKELRQAYQKTREANSRSGSEPQTCRFYDELHAILGGSATTTPAVLFDSFNGDGGNTEVGFGDEEDDEEEVVDSSQQASGETGFPDSQELFLTLDLEPVPPEPTQGCLLDSAGGEGTSAACVSMITGSSPSQRLVKLRKKKKHTRDEMFSELMLSSHTDRAQTNAWRQIMSECRKAQNDQEERWRAEESKWRTEEKFGIALSNRYQALENEDNGTVEGKWKRVKETFTKTSEEVLGLIKKHNNAWLSEDTWQKIEEDVKLNKLNQARTRTWNQ from the exons atgcagagctcatcagcacaggtgaccatgatggagtcccagaatcgcaaaagagctccagcatggaccgaacgggaggtacgggatctgatcgctgtttggggagaggaatccgtgctatcagaactccgttccagttttcgaaatgccaaaacctttgtgaaaatctcccagggcatgaaggacagaggccataacagggacccgaagcagtgccgcgtgaaactgaaggagctgaggcaagcctaccagaaaaccagagaggcgaacagccgctctgggtcagagccccaaacatgccgcttctatgatgagctgcatgccattttagggggttcagccaccactaccccagccgtgttgtttgactccttcaatggagatggaggcaatacggaagtaggttttggggatgaagaagatgatgaggaggaggttgtagatagctcacagcaagcaagcggagaaaccggttttcccgacagccaggaactgtttctcaccctagacctggagccagtaccccccgaacccacccaaggctgcctcctggactcagcaggcggagaagggacctctg ctgcatgtgtttcaatgatcacaggatcttctccttcccagaggctagtgaagcttagaaagaaaaaaaaacacactcgcgatgaaatgttctccgagctcatgctgtcctcccacactgacagagcacagacgaatgcgtggaggcaaataatgtcagagtgcaggaaagcacaaaatgaccaggaggagaggtggagggctgaagagagtaagtggcggactgaagaga AGTTTGGAATTGCACTATCAAACAGATACCAGGCACTTGAAAATGAGGACAATGGAACAGTAGAAGGCAAATGGAAACGTGTAAAGGAAACTTTCACCAAAACTTCTGAAGAAGTGCTGGGATTGATAAAGAAACACAACAATGCATGGTTATCTGAGGATACATGGCAGAAAATTGAAGAAGATGTAAAATTAAACAAACTAAATCAAGCAAGAACAAGAACATGGAACCAGTGA